TCTCAAACTGTGATTCAGGCTCATCTGCTTCAGCAAAGTACACAGCACTAGAGAAAAGGATGACCCctatgaaaaggaaaaagatgagGAGACCAAGCTCTCTCATGCTGGCTTTTAGGGTCTGACCCAAAATCTGAAGCCCTTTGGAGTGACGAGAGAGCTTGAAGATTCTGAAGACTCGAACCAACCGAATTACCCTGAGTATGGCTAAAGACATGGCTTGTTGGCCTGGCTGACCATCCTCTGGCCTGTCTGCCAGCTCTGTGCCAAGAGTGATGAAGTAAGGAATAATGGCGACAATATCAATAATGTTCATTATATTACCAAAAAAGCCTGCTTTGCTTGGACAGGCAAAGAAGCGCACCAAAAACTCAAATGAGAACCATATAATGCAAAGAGTCTCCAGGATGAAGAAGGGATCAGTGAAGTAGGTGGAGGTGTAGCTGATGATAGTTGTGTTGGTCTCCGGTGAAAAGACTTTAGCATGGGACTTGTGCATGTCGTCTTCATCGTTGCGGAAAATGGGGAGcgtctccaagcagaaacttaCAATAGAGATGAGAATGACCATAACAGAGATGATGGCAATAATCCTAGCAGGACCTGAGCTCTCTGGGTACTCAAACAGTAGCCAAACCTGTCTCTGAAACTCATTGTCAGGGAGAGGCCGCTCTTCCTCCTTGATGAAACCTTCATCCTCCCTGAACATCTCGATGGCTTCTTCGCCCAATTCATAAAAGCGAATCTCTTCTGAGAAGATATCAAGAGTGACGTTGACTGGCCTTCTCAGCCGGCCTCCTGATTGGTAATAATACAATATGGCATCAAAGCTGGGTCTATTCCTGTCGAAAAAGTACTCGTTCCTCAGTGGGTCAAAGTAGCGCATCCTCTTTTTGGGGTCCCCCAGCAGAGTCTCAGGGAACTGAGAGAGAGTTTTGAGTTGCGTCTCAAAGCGCAGGCCTGAAATGTTGATCACCACCCGCTCACAACATTCATGGTCAGCCTCCGGGTCGTAGTCCTGTGGGTGCCCTGGGTGCACGGCCGCCTCGTCAGAGGGGTCGCCTGTTGCGACAGTCATTCTGCAGGGGGACGAGGCCTGCACTTTTTAGTGAGACTGGGTCCTGCAGCGTGAAAAACTGCAGGCAGGAATCAGGAGAGAAAGGGTGCTGAAGATCGTAAAGACCTGACGCCCGCAGGTTGTCACTTATGGTTTGGCTGCATTTAAATCAAAAAGAGAAAGGAAAGAGAGCAGGTTAGTCTGAGAAGTGATGCAGCATTACAAACTTCTGTGTAGCCCTGAGATACCAAGAATTTGCTTTTAGTTTCAAGTTCAAGGACCTATGAATAGAAAACAATGAAGACAACCTCTAAAATATGTTTGATCTGAATAATGCAAAGTGAGTCTGCTGTGCAGAAGCTGTTAAATCATCGGCTAATCATCGGTAACTTGAGGCtaaataatatgtaattatTGACTAAACACAGGTATAAAAAAGGGGGCTTGCGAGAAAATTCATTGCTGAAACTTCAGAATTAGGACACTTGCGTGCCGCAGTAGACAATTACTTCTAAATTAAATGGGAATACTCAATTGACGCCATGCACAGATACGGCAATGCAGCAGGAAAGACATTCAGACAGCAGTCTGACTTAAATTTCTGCTGTCTAACACAGAAAGGTTGCTTTGGATATTTACAATTTCATTTGAgaagaatgctttaaaaaagagCACAAGTGGGTTTATGAGCAGACGTCTGTTTAGTTTCGTTGAAAGATTTTAGTCCTGAAATGGTGCCCTAcactgaaatattaaaaaaaacacgtataAATAATTTACCCTCAGAAGGAAATAGGTTCCCAGAGAAAAAACTGCACCTCTGCCTCACGCAGACTGAACacagttttgacaaaaaaaatgaaataacaaaaaaaaaaaacaaaaaaaaaaaacatttttcatggaCCATAAATACTGCATGAATGTTGGACCAGCCATCAGATAGTTTAATgggcaagaaaaacaaagatgcacGAGATCACGTCTGATTCGCAGAGATATCTTCCATACCTGCAGACATCTTTCACATCTCCAGGCCAGACGTGTTTTTCCTCTGGTTTCAGGAATGTGGAGGATGATGAATGATGAACACTTCAGCCTCAGGTATGCCAGAAAAATGGATATCCAATTTGGGCCAGTCGATTATGTTCCTCTTAGGTTGTCTGCAGCATCCTTGCCGCGCGCACCGCGTACAGTATGTGCGGGTGTGTCCTCGCTCCCCCCCCATCGACTCCTCTCCTCCGGGTAGGCTGTCGTGGGATGGAAAttggggagagaaaaaaaaaggaggagggagACGATCAAGGGTGCGGGTGCTTCCCTTAGTAACCGAAGGTGCTGGAATCAGCAGATCTTTCTGTGTTCGCCTTTACGCCTGTGTGACGAGGCTCTGACTGCAGGTGCAGCGTCTGACCAGACTACAGACTACATCTGCAAACAAAAGAGGCGCGGCGAGGAAAAGGAGGGGGGATTAACTTGTTACCAGAATGGTATCAAGATTCCCAAAGCAAAGGGGGAGTTGGGATGGAAAtcgtttattttctttttaccccCCCTGtctggtgtttttatttgtcggacatgtatggagttaattcagtctcgaTGAGCATCTTTATGAGAATCCAGTCTGAGCTGCAGAAACGCGCTGCAGACAAACTCCATCCCCGTGTTTGGGGCGCAGAGGAGCCTCCTCACAGCCGTCATGATCATCATGGTGGGCAGAGCGGCGTCCTCAGACACTGACGTGAATCGACATGCATGAAAGAATCTCCCCACGTTGTGGGCTATGAGATTTTGCAATTTCTCATTGCCTGCGCCCCGTGGATATGCGCGTGTACAACAACAAACATGCACAACAGCCTGTTTGGATTTGCGCGCATGTATGCTCCTGCAGGAGGTGGGAAGCTTTTattaagtgacagaaacatCTGTGGGTGAAAGGCTTGGGCCGCGGGCTGCAGGTTACTGTACAGAACATGGGCAGACCTGCAGTCGGACACTGTCATGCATACCAAGAGAAATCTGGTCATTGAGCTTGAAAAGGGAATAAAGGacagttacagtttttctcggtcgctttagtacaattctcggATCAGAATTgtagtttgcaaatacgtgtgtacatttgtcaaaacaatttgtacaaacagcaaaacactatggatttcttgcaaaagcctgtaatttgctcaaaatctttagttcatctctcaaaactaagtctttttatgtcattgaacatgtcagtgccatcagaatgtaaagtccttgtgtcattgtctacgaacaagacagtcaaattacttagtcatgttgtcaatataactgtgtactttagagggaagttctgatgtaaactatggctaaagttttgatgacaataattgtaaaatgtaagttacaccttttttgtttgattgcaagagactggacaagattcacatttacacatttattgttcatattgtaatttgttgacagaccatgtcacaccaacatagaaaaaacccactgcaaacagtaacacaaagggaaaaaaagataggacaatattctgtacaacagtacaggcagtgcagtaggaattggtgtggtattcctacacctcttgtcgttcctgtatgttaggccacaaattctcatccacataacagcgaatatcctctcttgcaatgcagcgaaatgtttgtcacattatgacaacttggtcaaccattttgcagttaatgacttatacgatgaactaatgactagatgttttgaggagtaagactattgcacagtgaactatataatacattttgatcaacatgacataaacaattgataatgtagcaaagagcagagaaatttacataatcatttgcatggatgtaccagagcaattgcaacttgttcaaagaagtgacaaactgcttatatgatgtgcacaagtgacatcatgatgtgaagattgaacaaatagttttgggaatttcattctgatctgagaattgtactaaagcgactgagaaaaactgtatatgtatgtatgtactataaacagcagagcatgagctgtgtgggggggggggtgatctgacagaggcaccgtgacactAAAATTGCTTCAAGTTTACAAAATCACTGTCTGAACTCTTGAAACACTTTATAAGGGTCCGGATCAGTCATCTCTCCAGTGTCTGCTGCTGGCTCAGAATGCACCTGCTCATATTTGGCTAACATGAACACATCTCCCCTGTACTTGCTGCTCTTCATGGCTTCTAGTTAATTTGGGGATCCCATTAAATATTGAATTAATAGTCTTTAAAGCTCTGAATGGTCCAGCTCCAACATATTTATCTGCTGCAGCATCATACTCCAGGTGAACATTTCCGATCTTGCTCCCAGCTTGTCCTGAAGGCTACTCAAACAAGAATCACAATTGGATAATAGCAAATTTGCATTAGCTGCACTAACATTTAGAATGTTCTTCCCCTCCGCATCTTCCCCTCTGCGACATTTTAATAACTCATTCAAATCTCAAATCTTCATTTAAACCAGATTTCTTTTCCCTGGTTTTTACACATAGTTGATCTTGACTTTTATCTTAACCCAGAGGAACCCATGGTGACACAtcagtttaacagaaaaagacatCAAAAACATATTTGGTGGTCCATCTGGTCTGTGGTATATCACtcaaatttttcctttttaggaAAAATAGGTCTGGATCTATCTATCTGGTGATAGACAAGTTCATTGTCTATCAGCAGATTTAtacatgcatgtgtgcatgcaaGAGCTTGGAGGATTATCTCAATTATCNNNNNNNNNNNNNNNNNNNNNNNNNNNNNNNNNNNNNNNNNNNNNNNNNNNNNNNNNNNNNNNNNNNNNNNNNNNNNNNNNNNNNNNNNNNNNNNNNNNNNNNNNNNNNN
The nucleotide sequence above comes from Oryzias latipes chromosome 5, ASM223467v1. Encoded proteins:
- the LOC101171484 gene encoding potassium voltage-gated channel subfamily A member 2, producing the protein MTVATGDPSDEAAVHPGHPQDYDPEADHECCERVVINISGLRFETQLKTLSQFPETLLGDPKKRMRYFDPLRNEYFFDRNRPSFDAILYYYQSGGRLRRPVNVTLDIFSEEIRFYELGEEAIEMFREDEGFIKEEERPLPDNEFQRQVWLLFEYPESSGPARIIAIISVMVILISIVSFCLETLPIFRNDEDDMHKSHAKVFSPETNTTIISYTSTYFTDPFFILETLCIIWFSFEFLVRFFACPSKAGFFGNIMNIIDIVAIIPYFITLGTELADRPEDGQPGQQAMSLAILRVIRLVRVFRIFKLSRHSKGLQILGQTLKASMRELGLLIFFLFIGVILFSSAVYFAEADEPESQFESIPDAFWWAVVSMTTVGYGDMVPTTIGGKIVGSLCAIAGVLTIALPVPVIVSNFNYFYHRETEGEEQAQFLQVNVPKTDSAEDLKKSRSGSTISKSDYMEIQEAVNNSNEDFQEENLKTANCTLANTNYVNITKMLTDV